ctactgTCATATAAGTTCCAAATCAccataaaataaagtttagttaatgCATACagtaaattattgaattcaaaatatgaaagaagtATGAATGGTAGACGATCAGAAATGAAATAgtaattctaacctaacttttgggttataattttttagatagtacATATTCCgtatataaattaatacaaatttattctaAGTTCACTTTTATGCCAATGTAAGTTGATTCAAGATTATAATGTGTTGAAACATATATAACatactaaaacaattattttgctgacaaaaacagttttaacctAAAACGTGTTTTTTCGCTCTATAAGATGAAAATTTCACATGTAACACTTAGTTTCCgataaatctaaattatttccatccacttatcattttaaactatgcaaaatatttttaaaaaattgttttaagcacaaattaaaatgcatcttgaAAATCCTACCCGGGTtcgcgagttcacattttggccgcattGAAAACATAGATGGAGTACTGCAGCGCAGCAGACCCCAATATTCCCCTCCGAAATAATGCTCTAGATCCGTCCTtcagttaaaatgaaaattaaaaaacaaaaatatgaaaaacatacTTCAGAAAGTGCTCGGATGATTTTCCAGTCAGGTCGAGCCATTCCAGGTGGTGTAATTGCTGCATTAGTTTGCTGAGCTCTGCCTTCCGTATTAGCAAAACTggcatttttctccgtgtaggccGCACCACAAAGAACGACATCCGCCATTGCCGCGCCACGATCGCCATGACTTCCAATATAAACGATATACGATTTTCCAAAGTCCACTTTCTCAATGTTTGCATCATCCGCTCCCAAGAGGAAGAGACACCTAGgctctgctttctttacttccTCTATGGTAGATCCATACCCGAGATCCAACGCACCTACTTGAGAAGCGTTCGTGTGAAGGACATTAAGTACTTTCCACTCAGGAGGAGtctgaaaataatcaaattaaaattacaactACTTAACTTACGAAATTTAACCATCAAGTGGAAGGATCTCGACATTTTTCGTTCCACCTATAATGGGTCCAACAGAACCgagcaaattttaaactaaaatatcatCGTTTTGAGTATACTTAGctctatttattttctaaattgttgCCCAGTGtctcggaaaaaaataaatattgtaaaaatagacATAAAAATTATTCGCGtatgataaatattttgaaaaaaatgagaccATTTTTGGGGAAAGACAGTGTTGAAAAAACATCTGGGTCCCTGGGACCCATTCTAGCACTTTAGGGTTGATattaaatcgatatttttaaataattgaatcagAATATATACACGGTTtagcgagtttattataaatgatatttCTATTTCATGTTCtagaaaagaagatgaattttctaccaagtgagccgatttaaaaagaatgaattctcaaccaaatagtgaaattttgaactaaaaaaaattcagctttcaacttaaaatggaatagttgaattttcagctaaaaaaataattttacacaaacaaacaaattttcattcaaagtgatgaatttttaaccaaatagattaatttttaacaaaaaagattcttaaGTAACTGatagacttgaatttttaatcaaaaatatgaattatctaccgaaaaataccatttttcaaccaaatatatgaatttttaacgaaattgtttaattttgaactaaaaaagataactttttaaccatattggtgaatttttaactaaaattatgaatctttaactggaatagttgaattttctctcaaaaagatgaatatctAACTAAAttgacgaatctttaactaaaataattgaattttcaaccaaaaatatgattttgaaactggaataaattacattttcaggttaaacaaataattttaacaacaaaaaattcacctaaaactatgaatcttcaactggaatagttaaatttttaactaaaaaagacaaatctacaaccaagtagttgaatttagaattataagttcaatttttaacaaaaaatggaatacttaaattgttagttaaaaaataatgtttaactattgggaatggtggtctaacATTTCGCCACCTGGCGTTGAAAACTGAAACTAGAAatagtaggtacaattttaaagatgtaaattaatttttgcataaaagtgtttttacaatagttttgtgAAGTgtaaaacaatgattaaatactaaaaacaaatcttcataaaaaacaaatagttttagatagaattttcatcttatacagtgaaaaaaatacatttttgtcaaataggtttaaacaaaaaaaccacaATTATTTCACTACTTCGTgtaagtttcaatgaatttaagtttGAATAAACTTTAATTCATGTATGTAGAGaccaattttatccagattatgcgaAGAATATCAAAAATAGGCGATTTAGGGTGGTcgttttattccaagaaaaaaattcctggcaATTTCCCGgggttttcccggttcgcaaacatttttcatggccaatgaaatttaaaaaattgaaatctaaggctaaaaatttttccatttaaattattataaaatgatctgcaaatgaaagcactcaaagtggaaatcttgaatttcaaccttttaaaattggagtttaaaattttttatttaattctgattCAAATGCTAACTAACACTttcaaactgaacaatttttaactaaatgtacttaatctgcaaaaatcaattctaaaaatataaatccacgttaacatttcaATGCCTtaaagtctaaattgaagaatcaatcaatgaattaaattgttttcaaaattatagcatttaaagcaattttaagccagaaacataaaaaatttaaagattacatttttttataaactgaacacaaATCTTAttcgaaaatcttgaaacatctgcatgttgtttaaatttaaaaaatttgttattatttttgaaattatttgagaacttttaaacatcctttaaaatgaatccaattttttctaattttttttttattctgccaaaataaacaaattttcttaaaatcttccacattcatttttaacagttttgtacatctttctaaatctttttgaataatcactcaaaattatcttttcaaaataaaaatcattttaaattttcatcggaaatgttttttaatcttctgaagccattcaaaattcttaaaaagcttttaaattttttgcttgaaatctgCCATAAtccacattttatttaaatttgtccgTGGGCTATTTACACTAAAATTTTGTTactaatagccggattttgtcggtacacgtagacagtttgtttaaattatttcaaatccttaccaatttttagttgaacttgattttttttaaacttctaaatatttcttcaatttccttgattttttaaaacaataatatgtattcaattgttatttatacatcaaagttCCAAAATTtgactcaaaaattaatttttttttttaaaagaacaattaaaatgtaataaaagcttttaattatgaatatattattttaaagttatttaaaaattgaatataatttacataattttcaacgttagaaactggaaattctaaaattgcgaactgatttcgaatagtcttgtaaaattaattattattcacctTTTAAACCTTAAAgaacagttgagttttaaaagtcattaatttatattcacagttgatcaactaaaaatgtttttttatctcataccttcgatttcaaacgcttctaatttttaatggcttaagtctttaaaactgcattttgaaattctttaaaataaaacgtaacctaacaattaaaatataaaattaaaaatttgctaaagtggaagatttttgtatttaaatttgtaacatttccggtcaaaaaataaattcagcagccACCCTGCgattggaatttaaagaattctaacctaactttcaTATCAGttattaaatagtaaaaatttaatgtataaattaataaaaatttactttgagttcatttttgcttcagaATAAATCCATTTtagtttataatcttttttaaaatcgcaataaacaaaacaatcattgttttttaagaaaaatatttttgtaacaaagtattcttttttaatttataaaatttatattccatCTACACCCCTTTATTTCGGatgaagacttatttttattatccaataaatacttttaattccacaacaaaaatcgttaaaatacttttatgcacaaattaaaatgcatctttaaaattatacctattctttctagttcggatttttgtcaccaggtggcgtatcgcagtttaaccattctcaGTACTgacgaattttccactgaaatgatgaatatttatctggaatagttgaatttaaacaaagagatcaatcttaaaccaagaagattaatttatacaaaaaaaagacgaatttacaaccaaatacactagttttaaattacaaaagataaattgtatgccacaaaaagaacagtttttttcagttaaaataattaatattcaaccaaaaagatgaattttcaactaaaattataaatcttacactagaatgattgaattttcaaccaaaacgatgaatttgcaactaaaataataaatctttgattaaaatcgttgtattttcaacaaaaaagatggtcgttttaccaaaaaaagaattttctgccaaacagttcaattttcaactacaacgaTGATCTTGAACTAAGAACTTttctgttttctacaaaaaatggaacattgaAACTTTCAGTTTAGTAATTAatgttccacaaaaaaaaatttcaacaaaattgatgaattttcaaataaaataatgaatcttcaaaaagaatagatgaatttttaaccagaaagataaattttgaaataagaaaaaaaaatttttcaaacaaaaatggaatagttcaattttcagtttaaaaattaaatttccacaaacgaacgtacaaattttcaacctaaatgatgaactttcaactacaaTAATGTATCTTCCaaaataatagatgaattttaaaacaaaaaggttaattttaaacaaaaatgactacTAATTAACtgatatacttgaattttcaaacagaaatatgaattttcaagcaacaacatcaattttcaaacaacaaaaaaatcattttctaccgaagaatacgatttttcaacaaaatatatcaattttcaacgaaatagttcaattttgaactaaaaaaaaaacaacttttcaaccaaactgataaatttgtaactaaaattatgaatcttcatctggcgtagttaaataattaagttaaattttcagttgaaaaaattaatattcaaccaaaaaaatatattttaaactaaaattatcaatcttcaactggaatagttgaattttaaaccaaaaacatgtatttttaactaaaattacgaatcttgaactagaataattgaattttcaatcaaaaatatgaatttgcaactaaaattatgaatctttgattGGAATCgctgtattttcaacaaaaaggattattgttttaccaaaaactaaaaagatcagttttcaacaaaaagtgggattgttaatttttcagtttaaaaaattaattttccacaaataaaaagaaaacaaatcgtCAATCagagtgatgaattttgaaatgcattgataaatctttaataggaatagatcaattttaatcaaaaaatatgatttaaaaaaaaatttaattttctacaaaaaaagttgaattttcaactgcaaaagtcaaatttccaacaacgtagttgaattttgaaatagaaaatgtcaattattaaccaaaaaagaaatagttcaactttcagtaaaaaaaattaattaaaaaaaactgatgaattttgaactaaaaaagataaattatcaaacaaaaattaaatggttaaattctaagtttaaaaacataatgttcaaccaaagagatgaattttaaataaaattatgaaatattacattggaatcgttacattttcagttaaaaaaccaattttcaaccaaaaaaaacagaattaaaaaaatttaattttctaaaaaaaatgataaattttcaactaaaataatgaatcttcaaaaataataaatgaattttgaactaaaaaaattaattttgaactaaaaaaaagttatcttttcaaccaaaaatggaatagttaaatattcagtataaaaattaattttccaaaacaaaatttcaaccaaagtgatgaattttcatctaaaataattaatcttaaaaaaaaatgaattttgaactaagaaaaaggtaagtttttacacaaaaatggaacagttaaactttcaaattaaaacttcattttccacaaaaaaaaaacaaatttttaactaaggtcatgaattttgaactaaaataatgaatcttcaagaagaatatatgaactttgaactaaaacgaTTATTCTTTAACTGGTAtcattgaattttccaccaagaaaaaggattttcaaataagaatataaattttcaaacaaaaaagcttgagtttttatcgaaaaaacctgttttttcaaacaaaatacatgaattctcaactaaaatccaaattttcaactaaaattatgaatcttcaccaGGAAtagttgaactaaaaaaaattaattcattttcgataggttaaattttcaaagactaatttctaccaaacaaaaaagatgaatttttaacaaaatatattaattttcaattagaaaatataaattgttaaaccaaaaatgaatagttaaattttcagtaaataaaattaattttcaaccaaaaagatgaatttcgaactaaaatgattaatatttaactagattaattgcatattcaaataaaaatatgactctGAAACTAgtttcaagtaaattaattttaaccaaaaaaaaaaacaaacagttgttgaattttgaactaaaaaagaaccatttccgaccaaaaatgaaatacttaaatttgcatttaaaaaagtaatgtttacctaaactgataaatctttaactggaatatttgtattttcaagcaaaaaatgtacttttaccgagaatattaatttctaagtTTCAACTCagatgatggaatattcaatttcaacaaagaaaaaactaattttcatacaaaatagttgcacttttaaataaactgatgaattttcaaccaaaaagatacatttttatacaaaaagattaatttaaaaaaaaaaataattataattttctaccgaaaaatacgagttttcaacaaaatacatgaattttcaattattaggtTAGAAAACTGGCAAATTTGCTGAGAAAATAATAGCTGACAAACAGctgtttaaaaagattatatacctttatattaaatagaaatttaacatttgtttttagtatttttataatttaagttcagaattttgtttaatcttagaaattcgaaattttataaaaaacaaattctccgcaccacataaataatttaattataataaagctTACAAGAAAACACAAAAttggcaacaacaaaaaaagtgtagtttttttcaaaataaaaattaacctttatatTTCAACCGAATCGTCGCCactatgttaatttttaacttttttccaaattatccCATAGACTTCGAAAAAGGATAATTCAACTTACCAGAATACAAAAAGAAACTGGAACATCTGAATTACATAAAAAactacagaaataaaaaaaaatatataatactttgtcttttttttaaagacgtcaaaatttaaatctcggtaactttatgaatattttattttccaagaCGCTGAAAGACTGCTATTTGAAGTAGAttcgataattaatttttcgtgtaaaaaattctactaacgTTTGCTTTTTCTCCGATAATCTTAGCCAATTCTTGTGTCTCGGCAAGGATCTTAGCTCCATCCTTTCGACTTAATTGATCAGCTCCCAAAATCACAATTGGTTTTTTGGCATTCTTGAGAGTCTCACTGAAAGGATGCGTGCCGTTCTTCAACTGAGTTATCGTATCGGTTGATTGACCGAGGTgctgaaaaaaaatcatcctagtttcagatttcaatatattaaaaaaaatatatatatatattataaacaacaaaattataagcTCTCAAGAGTAAAATATTAAGTTCAGGGTTCAGATGGACCAGAAGACTAAAAAAAGTGGCATCAAATTATAAAGAAAGtcacatgaaatttttaaaagagtccACAAAAAGTGGCATCAAAATGGTAAACCTAATGAAAAAAACCttgaaagtttgaataattttttaacaatattcattCAACTTGAAAGATACTTAACCTgagttataaaaatttctttcagaatTACTAAACTTCTCAACACGAATTATATTGAAATGGGAGAAGTTtataatttagattaattttaaatgaagggaacattcattttgaagattttaaacttgaaattactcAACAATTATGGATTTAAACTTGAGACTGAATTAACATATGCACAATATTGCATTTAATAGGAAACGCTTTAAATTGataaactttcaagttaaaataaattaaattttcaaattagttaaactttcaacccaaaaaagaatttttaaccaagtcattgaatttttagaaaaatagttcaattttcaacctacaaataagATTAAAAGGTCCACTATATGGCTgaactttaaagccaaaaatacgaatttttttaaagacagatgaattatcaacttgaaaagttaaattttcaacgagatagtttaatcttcaagcaaaaagacgatttttttggaaaagagttgaatttttaacaaaaaggttaatttcccagccaaaaaggtaaatttgttagataaaaattgcattatcagcctgaaaagtagaattttcaacaaatagatcgttttcatccaaaaaaacacgaatttttaatgaaatagttgaactttagaaaaaaaaattttaacccaacAGTTGCATCTGTCACCAAATAATtggactttcaataaaaaaagacgaatttttcacaaaatagttgaattttttgtagagaagagatgaattttcaacttaaaaagttaaattaaaaaaaaaaagatttaattttcaacgaaaaagatggattttaagccaaatatataattaaaaaataataattttgaaccaattagttcaatcattaagcaaaaataattttttagaaaacagatgaattttcaacaaaaaattcattttcagctcaGAAAAATGCGCTTTTTAGAAGTAATTAAATGATCAGcctgaaaagttgatttttttaacgcaaaagttaattctcaatcaagaaagatgaatttttaacaaaatagttgaattttcaaacatcaaattaattttcaagccaaaaaaaatcaatttgttaaatGACAATTGAATCATCAAcctgaaaagttgcatttttaacaaatacatgatttccaaccaaaagagatgaattttcaatgaaatagttcaataaaaaataaataaaaagaatttttaacgaactgttgcatttacaaccaaatcgttgaaatttcaatcaaaagaaattaattttttaacaaataattgaatttcaatgccaaaaacaagattttttttagaatagagatgaattttcaacgaaaaagatggattttaaaccaaatatataattaaaaaataattttgaaacaactaTTTTAATCATTAAGcaacaagaagatttttttagaagaccgatgaatttttaacaaaaaatttaattttcagccaagaaagatgcattttttagaagTAATTGAATCACCagtctaaaaagttgaatttataaaaaaaattagttctcaattgagaaagatgaattattcgcgaaataattttaaaaaataatgataaaaagaatttttaaccaagagtttaaaaaatttttaacaaatagttgaattttaatgccagaaaaaagatttttttagaagagagataaattttcaacttaaaaagttacatataaagaaaaagatattttcaacgaaaaagatgaatttttaaccaaacatataattaaaaaatattaattttgaaccaactaGTTTAATCAttaggcaaaaaaaaaacgaatttttcagaagacagatgagtttttaacaaaaaaagttcattttcagccaagaaagatgcatttttttagaagTAATTGAATCACCAgcctgaaaagttaaatttataaaaaaagttaattctcaatcaagaaagatcaatttttaacgaaataagtttttttttaattataaaaagaatttttaaccaacagtttttaaattttttaacaaatagttgacttttaatgtcaaaaacaagatttttttagaagagagatgaattttcaacttgaaaagataaattaaaaaaaaaagagattttcaatgaaaaaagacgattttttaaccaaaaatataattagaaaagaataattttgaatcaaataatttattcatcaagcaaaaagacgaattttttagaagacagattgatttttatcaaaaaagttaattttcaagccaagatagatgaatttttttagaaagaatttaatcatcaacctgaaaagttgaattcataataaaaagataattctcaatcaagaaagatgaatttttaacgaaatagttgagttttgaaacattaaattaattttcaagccaaaaaaatcaatttgttaaatGACAATTGAATCATCACcctgaaaagttgtatttttaacaaatagatgatttccaaccaaaagagatgaattttcaacgaaataatttaaaaaatactaatgaaaagaatttttaatcaacagttgcattaacaaacaaatcgttaaactttcaatcaaaagagataaatttttaaacaaatagttgaatttttatgccaaaaacaagattttttcagaagagagatgaattttcaaccttaaaagttaaatttaaaaaaagagattattttcaatgaaaaaggtggatttttagccaaacatatacttaaaaaaaatacttttgaaacaaatagttcaatcattaagcaaaaagaagaattttttagaaaacagatgaatttttaccaaaacaagttaattttcaaccaaaaaaggtgaattttttagaaagcaaTTCAATCATCAGcctgaaaagttgattttttaataaaaaagttgattctcaaataataaagatgaatttttaacgaaatgattgaattttcgaacaacaacaaaaatcatgtTCAAGCCGCAAAGATGAATTTGTcacatgaaaattgaataatcagCTTGAAGAGTTAAGCTTTCAATAAATAGACCATTTTGAAACaagagaaacaaaacaaaaataataatttttaacctaccAGTTGCATTGATAACCAAATCGTTggactttcaatcaaaagagtcgacttttcaactaaaaaagatgaatttttaacgaaatagttcaataaaaaataaatcaaaagaatttttaacgaacagttgcatttacaatcaacTCGTTGAACTTGcaatcaaaagagataaatttttaaacaaatagttgaatcttcatgcCAAAAGcaagatttttttagaagagagatgaattttcaacttgaaaaaataaatgtttcaaaataaaaggtCATCTTCAAcaaagcagatcaatttttacccaaacagatattttaaaaaaatgatcaatctggtctaaataatttaatcatcAAGCAAAGAGacgcattttttagaagacagatgaatttgtaacaagaaagttaattttcagccaagaaagattaattttttagaaagaattgaaTCATCAgcctgaaaagtttattttttttaacaaaaaagttaattcataaataagaaagatgaatttttaacgaaataattcagccaaaaagatgaatttgttagATGACAAATGAATTATCAAACCtcaagtgttaaattttcaaccaatagataattttgaacaaagagaaacaaaaataaataataatttgtaacctaccagttgcatttataaccaaatcgttggactttcaataaaaagagacaaattttccccaaaatagatgaatttttaacccaattgtttcagttttcatataaaaaaaaagttaattttcaaccaagaaagatgaattttcaagcaaaaaaaaaaaatgaatgaatagattttttaactaaaaaatcttatttctgtCCTAAAAAAGTCACCTATttactgttttctttttttttcggtcGGAAACATAAAGGCTTCTGTTTGAAAAGAACGGATGAATGAATAAATAGTCGATTATTATAGTTAATTAAATACATCACGAACCTCGTACTTGTACGTTAAATCAACTTTGGGTCCGATGAGTCCAATAGTTAGCTCCGCGTGCAGATATCCTTTCCTCAAACGAGTATTCACCAGCGGGGCCTCAAATCTCGGATTCGTCCCGATTAACAAGACAACGTCCGAATCCTCGAGactcttaattttattattcagaagaTAACTACTTCTCAGATCGATTCCTGCTCCCTCCGCGTGAA
This DNA window, taken from Belonocnema kinseyi isolate 2016_QV_RU_SX_M_011 chromosome 9, B_treatae_v1, whole genome shotgun sequence, encodes the following:
- the LOC117179819 gene encoding NADH-ubiquinone oxidoreductase 75 kDa subunit, mitochondrial-like, whose product is MFLSEMSGNIIDLCPVGALTSKPYAFVARPWENRRTESIDVHDAVGSNIVVTHRTGEVLRILPRENEQVNEEWISDKVRFACDGLKRQRLVTPMMKVNGKLQNVEWEDALVSVSRALQDLSKDKCAVIAGKMADAESLMAMKDLLNKLGSDLLATEQNFHAEGAGIDLRSSYLLNNKIKSLEDSDVVLLIGTNPRFEAPLVNTRLRKGYLHAELTIGLIGPKVDLTYKYEHLGQSTDTITQLKNGTHPFSETLKNAKKPIVILGADQLSRKDGAKILAETQELAKIIGEKANTPPEWKVLNVLHTNASQVGALDLGYGSTIEEVKKAEPRCLFLLGADDANIEKVDFGKSYIVYIGSHGDRGAAMADVVLCGAAYTEKNASFANTEGRAQQTNAAITPPGMARPDWKIIRALSEISGNCLPYDTLAEVRSRIEEVAPHLVRYGDVEPANYIKEAVELAKETGGSFLPDPLEVRHKTLDQFFMTDAVARASPTMAKCVQAALKQRQSQV